The Eremothecium cymbalariae DBVPG#7215 chromosome 8, complete sequence genome has a window encoding:
- the DSC3 gene encoding Dsc3p (similar to Ashbya gossypii ACR110W) — translation MSNEPLITQQARRKKRFIVIRFSDASLKDLPLEISSIPYGDINTRWMRRMVRQIRPGQTSNRRLKFIRNGQPLNSRSVLRLEQFFEESEENDKYYVHCIIGGELNAEQQRDEDALDDIGQQPDGATSQAIGFDRLRSVGFSDEEIELLRQQFRATYGDLDDVQQQRGAGDNDIRHLEEQWIETGVTDQGMQFNSIPIANYKYNIDLLIGLVIGCLLGVFSILLMKQDGLFTKRQKMAIVAGIIFNIAFGVRNF, via the coding sequence ATGTCGAATGAGCCTTTGATAACTCAACAGGCACGACGGAAGAAACGATTTATTGTTATTCGGTTCAGTGATGCGTCGTTGAAAGACTTGCCTCTCGAGATATCGAGTATACCTTATGGGGATATTAATACACGATGGATGCGTAGGATGGTTCGTCAGATACGTCCAGGGCAGACGTCCAATCGGCGGTTGAAGTTTATTAGGAACGGGCAGCCGTTGAATTCCCGTTCGGTTCTGAGGCTTGAACAGTTTTTTGAGGAGAGTGAGGAGAATGACAAGTACTATGTGCATTGTATTATTGGTGGAGAGTTGAATGCGGAGCAGCAGCGGGATGAGGACGCTTTGGATGATATTGGGCAGCAGCCAGATGGGGCGACGTCGCAGGCGATTGGGTTTGACCGGTTACGGAGTGTGGGGTTTAGCGATGAGGAGATTGAGTTGTTGCGGCAGCAATTTCGTGCTACATATGGGGATTTGGATGAtgtgcagcagcagcgtGGGGCAGGCGATAATGATATTAGACACCTGGAAGAACAGTGGATAGAGACGGGCGTTACGGATCAAGGAATGCAGTTTAACAGTATTCCGATTGCAAATTACAAGTATAACATCGATTTACTCATTGGGCTTGTGATTGGATGTTTGCTCGGGGTGTTTAGCATTCTATTGATGAAGCAAGACGGCCTGTTTACCAAACGGCAGAAGATGGCCATAGTGGCGGGcatcattttcaacataGCGTTTGGTGTACGCAATTTCTaa
- a CDS encoding iron-sulfur cluster assembly scaffold protein (similar to Ashbya gossypii ACR112C), translated as MLGLRYGSRSVVSALRANNNNGFRIITRQYHPKVIDHYTNPRNVGSLDKKLPNVGTGLVGAPACGDVMKLQIQVDDATGVIENVRFKTFGCGSAIASSSYMTELVRGKTIDDAAKIKNTEIAKELSLPPVKLHCSMLAEDAIKAAIKDYRSKRKTVTELK; from the coding sequence ATGCTGGGTCTCAGATATGGATCAAGAAGTGTGGTGTCGGCATTGCGTGcgaacaacaacaatggGTTTCGTATTATTACAAGGCAATATCATCCAAAGGTTATAGATCATTATACGAATCCTCGGAACGTTGGTTCATTGGACAAGAAGCTGCCTAATGTTGGTACAGGGCTTGTGGGGGCGCCTGCATGCGGGGATGTGATGAAACTACAGATTCAGGTTGATGATGCGACGGGGGTTATTGAGAATGTTAGGTTCAAGACGTTTGGGTGTGGTTCTGCGATTGCTTCGTCGTCATATATGACGGAGCTAGTTCGTGGTAAGACTATCGATGATGCTGCGAAGATCAAGAACACGGAGATTGCAAAGGAGTTGTCGTTGCCGCCTGTGAAGTTGCATTGTAGTATGCTAGCTGAGGATGCGATCAAGGCGGCGATCAAGGATTATAGGAGTAAGCGGAAGACTGTGACGGAGCTTAAATGA
- the HER1 gene encoding Her1p (similar to Ashbya gossypii ACR113W): protein MENCSALDVDVDVAWLYKGRKRVRQKGEGGEQGGERRGSSCGGCVDGVRKPVKSVVGGSDGELLAGKRAGSKAVVPSQSFQVKNVMEGGGSKGSSGSGGSSFLKRSSSVNEKPLKSLFGSLFGRRMSSPASPAAFSDSATSITANARLSGSRKAPKDAASKARDEAGQQRQVLDAKPINIVKRHSTSDSTSGSFAHLLNEPSSPEVHEMGPLQERKCPLLTPQERLPLKLLAHLSLKRVKFAVDKLGMDPPQQIPSRKPKRGNVLVPDDLICDIPLISQGISNTQGQLNQIIAPYSKASKEYKTVLENWKAASKESKKHQLDAHYAAQRIASEVANFKMKHSAAGNSISLVRDDNQDVAVEMDENIKKLGIDKPIHIHEYHFGADTASSDPAADGSHENINRTENELTLDQIYTRCCHLREILPIPSTLKQVKDKTAPLHTLKFLNPRPTLIDVLSFCDFIAVVPIHNLVFDNVNLTPEMFKIMLCSVVHSTVLERFSIRNVVIDSNGWLLFCKFLMLNRSLVKLDISHTKVKQGLEESLYRCNMDWSLLIQVLEQREGNHLEELLINGVQFTSFSVFGNLLNAFTAKPAPRKRLGVAQSELTEDQIKILLDWASQNNLQGIDIAFNNLSTLVKPIVSRLSNLNLDSLQYFTLNSTGIESFFDAALILRALKRLPNLYFLDLSHLPGIYPDVFPYLNKYLPKFPNLKRIHLDNNEFSSNDISLLSQILVKCKELLHISLLHQPKESFNMNSAASLYDFVKNSNKLTNLDIDYEFIPQEVSSRMAVCLIRNAQKSMGEDFHLDELTCLDELLFDGALITETAGGMLSKLDISNGTSNNDASRIYLLKKYWEKINRVRDNVQNTIDDLFEKLSSQKLCFQRKENLLRLLFVEATLSNILEILSNSPQLASLIGDNSGTELKHVQSSSILLPALQLSDADMDNGNISPSQMIRPHLMATDSGCTIDLTTGRPIPSKQSSETSIFFKQQEEEEGELHKWGIFVQQKSSTYSSPVAEQKEPQPQQIPSRPGSSSLSKGPPILITKIPSGAELKEAIIKAKGINSIEDLIDNVSHNRIKLENIYGIPYSPTNSFLDFQSVGATTQSSNTKSANTDLSTGTTTPSNSVPDDEELDLDVDETYDKLLNNLSKVRSNK from the coding sequence ATGGAGAATTGTTCTGCGTTGGATGTGGATGTGGATGTTGCTTGGTTGTATAAGGGCAGGAAACGAGTCAGGCAGAAGGGGGAGGGTGGTGAGCAGGGGGGGGAACGACGTGGTAGTAGTTGTGGGGGCTGTGTTGATGGGGTGCGGAAACCAGTGAAGTCTGTAGTCGGCGGGTCTGACGGTGAACTTCTGGCTGGTAAACGGGCTGGGAGCAAGGCGGTAGTACCGTCACAGTCTTTTCAGGTGAAAAATGTGATGGAGGGAGGGGGCTCCAAGGGAAGCAGTGGATCTGGAGGTTCTTCATTCCTTAAAAGGAGTAGTTCTGTGAATGAGAAACCGTTGAAGTCGTTGTTTGGGTCGCTTTTTGGGCGGCGAATGTCATCTCCTGCCTCACCTGCCGCCTTCTCAGATTCAGCAACCTCTATTACTGCGAATGCACGGCTAAGTGGTTCTCGAAAGGCTCCAAAAGATGCGGCTTCGAAGGCTAGAGATGAGGCTGGGCAGCAACGCCAAGTATTGGATGCGAAGCCGATTAACATTGTGAAGAGGCATTCAACCAGCGATTCTACTAGCGGTAGTTTTGCGCATCTTCTGAATGAGCCTAGCTCCCCTGAGGTGCATGAGATGGGACCTCTGCAGGAAAGGAAGTGCCCCTTGTTGACACCTCAGGAACGTCTACCATTGAAGCTATTGGCGCATTTGTCGCTTAAAAGGGTCAAGTTTGCCGTGGACAAGTTGGGAATGGATCCTCCACAACAAATTCCGTCGAGGAAACCCAAACGTGGGAATGTTTTGGTACCGGATGATCTCATTTGCGATATACCGTTGATCTCCCAGGGTATCAGCAATACTCAGGGACAGCTTAATCAGATCATAGCACCGTATTCGAAAGCTTCCAAGGAATACAAGACTGTCTTGGAGAACTGGAAGGCTGCCTCCAAGGAATCAAAGAAACACCAACTTGATGCTCATTATGCTGCACAGAGGATTGCAAGTGAAGTTGCAAACTTTAAGATGAAGCACTCAGCTGCTGGCAATTCCATCTCGCTAGTACGGGATGATAACCAAGACGTTGCGGTAGAGATGGATgaaaacataaaaaagTTGGGAATTGATAAACCCATTCATATTCATGAATACCATTTTGGTGCCGACACAGCCAGTTCTGATCCTGCTGCCGATGGCAGTCACGAGAACATTAATCGTACGGAAAATGAATTAACTTTAGATCAAATATATACCCGTTGTTGTCATCTCCGTGAGATTCTGCCTATACCTTCAACATTAAAACAGGTCAAAGATAAGACTGCCCCTCTACATACcttaaaatttttaaatCCAAGGCCAACTCTGATTGatgttctttctttttgtgACTTCATCGCGGTTGTACCTATTCATAATTTGGTTTTTGACAATGTGAATTTAACCCCAGAAATGTTTAAAATTATGCTATGTTCCGTTGTTCATTCCACTGTATTGGAGCGATTTTCTATAAGAAATGTGGTTATCGATTCAAATGGGTGGCTGTTATTCTGCAAATTTCTCATGTTAAATCGTTCCTTGGTAAAATTAGACATATCACACACGAAAGTTAAACAGGGGTTGGAAGAGTCTTTATACCGATGTAATATGGACTGGAGCTTGTTAATCCAGGTGCTGGAGCAACGCGAAGGCAATCATTTGGAGGAATTGCTTATTAATGGTGTTCAGTTTACCAGTTTTTCGGTCTTTGGCAATTTGCTGAATGCATTCACTGCAAAGCCAGCACCAAGAAAACGCTTAGGTGTAGCACAATCGGAGCTCACTGAAgaccaaataaaaattctaCTCGATTGGGCTTCGCAAAATAATTTACAAGGTATTGACATTGCATTCAATAATCTATCTACGTTGGTGAAACCTATCGTATCAAGGCTGTCGAATCTCAATCTAGATTCATTGCAATATTTTACTTTGAACAGTACTGGTATTGaatctttctttgatgCCGCGTTGATTTTACGTGCACTAAAGAGGCTTCCAAATTTGTACTTTTTAGACTTGAGCCACCTTCCTGGCATTTATCCTGATGTATTTCCTTATTTGAATAAGTACCTAccaaaatttccaaatctGAAACGAATACACTTAGACAATAATGAATTTTCTTCTAATGACATATCCCTTCTCTCCCAAATTTTGGTGAAATGTAAAGAGCTGTTGcatatttctttgttgCACCAGCCAAAGGAATCATTCAACATGAATTCTGCTGCATCCTTGTATGACTTCGtaaaaaattcaaacaaATTAACAAATTTGGATATTGATTATGAGTTTATTCCTCAAGAAGTTAGTTCGCGAATGGCTGTTTGTTTGATAAGAAATGCACAGAAGTCTATGGGTGAAGATTTTCATTTGGATGAGCTGACTTGTCTTGATGAACTGTTATTTGATGGGGCATTAATAACAGAAACGGCAGGAGGTATGCTGTCCAAGTTGGATATCTCTAATGGTACTTCAAATAACGATGCATCGAGAATATATCTTCTTAAAAAATACTGGGAGAAGATTAATCGAGTTCGTGATAACGTTCAAAATACAATTGACgatttgtttgaaaagcTTAGTTCACAAAAGCTGTGCTttcaaaggaaagaaaatctATTGCGATTGTTATTTGTTGAAGCGACACTATCTAACATCCTTGagatattatcaaataGTCCTCAGCTTGCTAGCTTGATAGGTGATAATTCAGGTACGGAGCTGAAGCATGTACAGTCCTCCAGTATTTTGTTGCCTGCATTGCAACTTAGCGATGCAGATATGGACAATGGTAACATTTCCCCCTCGCAAATGATCAGACCACATTTGATGGCTACAGATTCCGGTTGTACTATTGACCTAACAACAGGTAGACCTATACCGTCGAAACAATCATCAGaaacttcaatatttttcaagcaacaggaagaagaagaaggtgaaCTTCATAAATGGGGGATTTTCGTTCAGCAAAAGAGTTCTACATATTCAAGTCCGGTGGCTGAACAAAAGGAACCGCAACCGCAACAGATCCCATCACGACCCGGGTCAAGTTCCCTTTCTAAGGGACCGCCAATCCTGATTACAAAAATACCTTCCGGAGCGGAATTGAAAGAAGCTATTATAAAAGCTAAAGGTATAAATTCTATTGAAGACCTAATTGACAATGTTAGCCATAATCGGAttaaattggaaaatatttatGGTATCCCATATAGCCCTACTAATTCctttttggattttcaATCCGTTGGTGCAACTACCCAGTCTTCTAACACAAAGAGTGCGAATACAGACCTATCTACAGGGACTACTACACCCTCCAATAGCGTCCcggatgatgaagaattagatctagatgttgatgaaactTACGATAAGTTATTAAATAACCTGAGCAAAGTCCGTTCTAATAAGTGA
- the MCP1 gene encoding Mcp1p (similar to Ashbya gossypii ACR114C), whose amino-acid sequence MRIRSLDPRPTDVSPPPSSEAGDEGWLPSCISLPRIRKSLIWLKRHSLWAVLFGYFPLYVSNTLTIVFIEPKYTTGALATVREHLPSLVDILLTWTIGIYVVSGLTLAVINWVRWRQRQERKYITRAEDVDTSPQKISDVGLVGLLSSYLVKLNRSVKHSLESLSKPFSGSGLGPIGYAVICYDFVYLCWLLKVRMANCM is encoded by the coding sequence ATGAGAATCAGAAGTTTAGACCCAAGACCCACAGACGTAAGCCCGCCACCTTCTTCGGAAGCTGGTGATGAGGGGTGGTTACCGAGCTGCATAAGTCTACCTAGGATTAGGAAATCACTAATTTGGTTAAAGCGCCATTCGTTATGGGCAGTTTTGTTCGGTTATTTCCCGTTGTATGTCAGCAATACTCTAACCATCGTGTTCATAGAGCCTAAATACACAACCGGGGCACTTGCAACGGTTAGAGAACATTTACCCTCTCTTGTCGATATACTGCTAACTTGGACCATTGGAATATATGTGGTATCTGGCTTGACGCTCGCTGTGATAAATTGGGTTAGATGGCGCCAAAGACAGGAACGGAAGTACATTACGAGAGCTGAAGATGTAGATACATCTCCACAAAAAATCAGTGATGTCGGGTTAGTTGGCTTGTTGTCAAGTTACTTAGTGAAGTTAAATAGATCAGTGAAGCATAGTTTGGAGTCTCTTTCCAAGCCTTTTTCAGGTTCTGGACTAGGTCCAATTGGTTATGCTGTTATCTGTTATGATTTTGTGTACTTGTGTTGGCTACTGAAAGTAAGAATGGCAAATTGCATGTAG
- the RPB8 gene encoding DNA-directed RNA polymerase core subunit RPB8 (similar to Ashbya gossypii ACR111C): MILNGLCIYLITINIYIQREVIWVPESWSERVERLYIYIYIHCFQMSSTIFDDIFTIQEIDQGRYNKVSRIEATSTSQESCKLTLDVNTELFPLKPQQQLTVMLATTLNASGGEDTGASWRAPVPGTRSLADDFDYVMYGTAYKFEEAHGNKDMLAVYYSFGGLLMRLEGNYRLLSNFKQENVYLLCRH; this comes from the coding sequence aTGATACTTAATGGATTATGTATCTATCTCATCaccattaatatatatattcaaagaGAGGTTATTTGGGTTCCTGAAAGTTGGAGTGAGAGGGTAGAGagattatatatatatatatatatacactgTTTTCAGATGTCATCTACTATATTTGACGATATTTTTACCATCCAAGAGATCGACCAAGGTCGTTACAATAAGGTATCACGAATTGAAGCAACGTCGACCTCCCAGGAGTCGTGTAAATTGACTCTAGATGTGAATACAGAATTATTTCCTTTGAAgccacagcagcagctgaCGGTCATGTTGGCGACAACGCTAAATGCCAGTGGGGGTGAAGATACCGGTGCATCGTGGCGAGCGCCTGTGCCTGGGACGAGATCTTTGGCAGATGATTTTGATTATGTAATGTATGGCACAGCTTACAAGTTCGAGGAAGCACATGGTAACAAGGATATGTTGGCTGTGTACTACTCATTTGGCgggttgttgatgaggtTGGAGGGAAATTACCGTCTCTTGAGTAACTTCAAGCAGGAAAATGTCTACCTGTTATGCCGTCATTGA